CCGGATGGACGTGAAAGCAGATGTTGACTCCATCCACCCCACTGAGTTCTGCCATAACTGCTGGCGCATCATGTACAAGAAGTTTAGCAGCGTCCCATGTGAGGTTTCCTTCCCAAGGAATGCAACCATGGAGTGGCACCCCCACACGCCATCCTGTGACATCTGCCGTGCTGCCCGCCAGGGACTCAAGAGGAAGAGCCATCAGCCAAACATGCAGCTCAGCAAAAAACTCAAAACCGCGGTTCACCGAGCTAGAAGAGCCCGTCGGCACAAGAGAAGAGCCCAGGCAAGGATTAACAGCAAAGAAGTGATGCAGAAGATTTCCAACTGCAATCATATACATCTTAGTACCAAGCTTCTTGCTGTGGACTTCCCGGCACACTTTGTGAAATCCATCTCCTGCCAGATTTGTGAACACATCCTGGCTGATCCCGTGGAGACTACCTGTAAGCACGTGTTTTGCAGGATCTGCATTCTCAGATGCCTGAAAGTCATGGGCAGCTACTGTCCCTGTTGCCAATATCCCTGCTTCCCTACCGACCTGGAGAGCCCAGTGAAGTCCTTTTTGAGCATCTTGAATTCCCTGATGGTGAAATGTCCAGCCAAAGAGTGCAACAAGGAGATCAGCTTGGAAAAATACAATCACCACGTGTCAAGCCACAAGGAATCCAAAGAGACTTTTGTGCATATTAACAAGGGGGGTCGGCCCCGCCAGCATCTCCTGTCCTTGACCCGAAGGGCTCAGAAGCACCGCCTGAGGGAGCTCAAGCTCCAAGTCAAGGCTTTCGCGGACAAAGAAGAAGGTGGAGATGTGAAATCGGTGTGTCTGACCTTGTTCCTGCTGGCGCTGAGGGCCAggaatgagcacaggcaggcggATGAGCTGGAGGCCATCATGCAGGGACGGGGCTCTGGCCTGCAGCCAGCTGTCTGCCTGGCCATCCGTGTCAACACCTTCCTCAGCTGCAGTCAGTACCACAAGATGTACAGGACTGTGAAAGCCATCACCGGGAGGCAGATTTTTCAGCCTTTGCATGCCCTTCGGAATGCTGAGAAGGTCCTCCTGCCGGGCTACCACCCCTTTGAGTGGCAGCCGCCTCTGAAGAACGTGTCCTCCAGCACAGACGTGGGCATTATTGACGGCCTGTCGGGTCTGTCCTCCTCTGTGGACGATTACCCCATGGACACCATTGCGAAGCGGTTCCGCTACGATTCGGCTTTGGTGTCTGCTCTGATGGACATGGAGGAAGACATCCTGGAAGGCATGAGAGCCCAAGACCTTGATGACTACCTCAACGGCCCCTTCACCGTTGTGGTAAAGGAGTCTTGCGATGGAATGGGAGACGTGAGCGAGAAGCATGGGAGTGGGCCCGTGGTTCCAGAAAAGGCCGTTCGGTTTTCGTTCACGGTCATGAAAATTACAATAGCATGTGGCTCCGAACATGTGAAGGTGTTTGAAGAAGTCAAACCCAACTCCGAACTGTGCTGTAAGCCCCTGTGTCTCATGCTGGCAGATGAGTCTGACCACGAGACCCTGACGGCCATCCTGAGCCCTCTCATTGCTGAAAGGGAGGCCATGAAGAGCAGCCAATTAATGCTCGAGATGGGAGGCATCCTTCGGAGTTTCAAGTTCATCTTCAGGGGCACCGGCTACGATGAGAAACTCGTCCGGGAAGTCGAAGGCCTCGAGGCTTCTGGCTCAGTCTACATTTGTACCCTTTGTGACGCCACCCGCCTAGAAGCGTCTCAAAATCTCATCTTCCACTCCATCACCAGAAGCCACTCCGAGAACCTGGAGCGCTATGAGGTCTGGCGTTCTAACCCGTACCACGAGTCGGTGGAAGAGCTGCGGGACCGGGTGAAAGGGGTCTCATCGAAACCTTTCATTGAGACGGTCCCTTCCATAGATGCGCTCCACTGTGACATTGGCAATGCAGCCGAG
This DNA window, taken from Lutra lutra chromosome 10, mLutLut1.2, whole genome shotgun sequence, encodes the following:
- the RAG1 gene encoding V(D)J recombination-activating protein 1 — protein: MAVSLPPTLGLASAPDEIQHPHIKFSEWKFKLFRVRSFEKAPEEAQKEKKVSSEGKPSLEQSPGVLDKADGQKPALSQPAVNVHPKFLKKSHDDGKERDKAIHQANLRHLCRICGKSFKTDEHNRRYPVHGPVDGKTQVLLRKKERRATSWPDLIAKVFRMDVKADVDSIHPTEFCHNCWRIMYKKFSSVPCEVSFPRNATMEWHPHTPSCDICRAARQGLKRKSHQPNMQLSKKLKTAVHRARRARRHKRRAQARINSKEVMQKISNCNHIHLSTKLLAVDFPAHFVKSISCQICEHILADPVETTCKHVFCRICILRCLKVMGSYCPCCQYPCFPTDLESPVKSFLSILNSLMVKCPAKECNKEISLEKYNHHVSSHKESKETFVHINKGGRPRQHLLSLTRRAQKHRLRELKLQVKAFADKEEGGDVKSVCLTLFLLALRARNEHRQADELEAIMQGRGSGLQPAVCLAIRVNTFLSCSQYHKMYRTVKAITGRQIFQPLHALRNAEKVLLPGYHPFEWQPPLKNVSSSTDVGIIDGLSGLSSSVDDYPMDTIAKRFRYDSALVSALMDMEEDILEGMRAQDLDDYLNGPFTVVVKESCDGMGDVSEKHGSGPVVPEKAVRFSFTVMKITIACGSEHVKVFEEVKPNSELCCKPLCLMLADESDHETLTAILSPLIAEREAMKSSQLMLEMGGILRSFKFIFRGTGYDEKLVREVEGLEASGSVYICTLCDATRLEASQNLIFHSITRSHSENLERYEVWRSNPYHESVEELRDRVKGVSSKPFIETVPSIDALHCDIGNAAEFYKIFQLEIGEVYKNPNASKEERKRWQATLDKHLRKKMNLKPIMRMNGNFARKLMTQETIEAVCELIPSEERHEALRELMDLYLKMKPVWRSSCPAKECPESLCQYSFNSQRFAELLSTKFKYRYEGKITNYFHKTLAHVPEIIERDGSIGAWASEGNESGNKLFRRFRKMNARQSKCYEMEDVLKHHWLYTSKYLQKFMNAHNAYKNSGFTLSSQAGVGDPLGLEDSLETQDSMEF